The following proteins come from a genomic window of Synechococcus sp. BIOS-E4-1:
- a CDS encoding HupE/UreJ family protein, with protein MNALTKASPLLRAGVISTAGLVGLSLFSPAHAHHPFGMGDSTDLSALQGLLSGIGHPLLGPDHLLFLLAIALIGLPRPRTWVLPLLAAGLGGSVLSQFIPLPDAVAPWAEALVSLTLAAEGLMALFAIPSFLVLPLVALHGFLLGSTIVGAEPTPLATYFLGLLIGQGALLLVVTSWSQSLLERIGEQGQRLGAGIWMGIGMAFAWVALID; from the coding sequence ATGAATGCTTTGACGAAAGCCAGCCCCCTGCTGCGGGCTGGTGTGATTTCCACAGCGGGATTAGTCGGCCTTTCCCTGTTCAGTCCAGCCCATGCCCATCACCCCTTCGGGATGGGAGACAGCACAGACCTTTCGGCTCTGCAGGGATTGTTGAGTGGCATTGGTCACCCCCTGTTGGGACCTGACCATCTGCTGTTTCTGCTGGCGATCGCCTTAATCGGCCTGCCGCGACCTCGCACATGGGTGCTCCCCTTGCTGGCCGCTGGCCTAGGGGGGAGTGTTCTGTCGCAGTTCATCCCCCTGCCGGATGCCGTGGCTCCCTGGGCTGAGGCGCTGGTGTCTCTCACCCTTGCGGCAGAGGGGTTGATGGCTCTGTTCGCCATCCCTTCATTTCTTGTATTGCCACTAGTGGCCCTGCACGGTTTTCTGCTTGGCAGCACGATTGTGGGTGCCGAACCCACCCCTCTGGCGACCTATTTCCTGGGTCTTCTGATTGGCCAAGGCGCATTGCTGCTGGTGGTGACCAGTTGGTCCCAGTCCTTGCTGGAGCGCATCGGTGAACAGGGGCAACGCCTTGGTGCCGGCATCTGGATGGGCATCGGCATGGCCTTTGCCTGGGTGGCCCTGATCGACTGA